The Bradysia coprophila strain Holo2 chromosome IV unlocalized genomic scaffold, BU_Bcop_v1 contig_84, whole genome shotgun sequence genome window below encodes:
- the LOC119072838 gene encoding myb protein isoform X4 encodes MSQSRTSFDSDSGDEMSDFSDTAVDDENMMGGRKMGKLRWTKHEDAALKILVQQHGERWDDIAKFLKDRTEMQCQQRWIKVVNPDLIKGPWTKEEDEKVIELVSRYGPKKWTLIARNLKGRIGKQCRERWHNHLNPNIKKTAWTDEEDNVIYHAHQQWGNQWAKIAKLLPGRTDNAIKNHWNSTMRRKYELGEYSRRLKADKKHAAGPPKLTPAKANNWKSAADRKDDVKQNSMYLYQRDITDEYIEQKFAPQYPEEKKIQRNPPNILRRNKPVTGLASTIKYEKIDSTNFRGQNTNTATATTTTQHLNSNLRGAPSPGITPIKTLPFSPSQFLNSPCPLSFDMVLPASTPVRKHLQKAQNTSLLTPSPKKRKCDQSQPLNYDYLNEQMGDMKDENGLDSCEKNQPDDDDVDTPNKLKVNASTFPRTPTPFKNALHEFSKKRGETYVPSSPGCLVEDITEIMNKEKLNDSTVEYKNDGPSGASKVTHNPKRLSFENAGSSQQAPKKAKKSLEAGWDSSTASDISYLIETPSKSLNSDSGVVFSPPSIVKDALSISQSAALLLEDEQNETITPENLDNSASSQKCLDPKWEQFACGKTTDQLYLTQLAHMCWKNMTLQPRSLNFYKI; translated from the exons ATGTCTCAGTCACG TACGTCGTTTGACAGTGATTCGGGTGATGAGATGTCGGATTTTTCCGATACCGCTGTGGATGATGAAAATATGATGGGTGGccgaaaaatgggaaaattacGGTGGACAAAGCATGAAGATGCCGCTCTGAAGATTTTAGTGCAACAACACGGTGAGCGTTGGGATGACATCGCAAAATTTCTGAAAGACCGTACGGAGATGCAGTGCCAACAGCGCTGGATTAAAGTGGTGAATCCAGATTTAATTAAAGGTCCATGGACCAAGGAG GAAGATGAAAAGGTCATAGAACTTGTATCGCGGTATGGTCCGAAGAAATGGACGCTTATAGCACGAAATCTGAAAGGTCGGATCGGTAAACAGTGTCGGGAACGATGGCACAACCATCTCAATCCGAACATTAAAAAAACCGCCTGGACGGACGAAGAAGATAATGTAATCTATCACGCGCATCAGCAATGGGGCAATCAATGGGCAAAAATTGCTAAGCTACTGCCGGGTCGAACGGACAATGCGATCAAGAACCATTGGAATTCGACAATGCGTCGGAAGTATGAACTTGGTGAATATTCGCGACGACTGAAGGCTGACAAAAAGCATGCAGCAGGACCACCAAAATTGACACCGGCAAAGGCAAATAATTGGAAAAGTGCAG CTGACCGTAAAGACGATGTGAAACAAAATTCCATGTACCTGTACCAACGAGACATTACAGACGAATATATCGAACAGAAATTTG CTCCTCAGTATCcggaagagaaaaaaattcaacgaaatccACCAAACATATTGCGTCGAAATAAACCAGTGACCGGCCTAGCTAGCACCATAAAATACGAG AAAATTGATAGCACTAATTTCCGCGGACAGAACACCAACACTGccacagcaacaacaacaacacagcACTTAAATTCCAATCTACGTGGTGCACCATCACCAGGAATTACGCCAATTAAAACACTACCCTTTTCACCCAGTCAGTTCCTGAACTCACCCTGTCCTCTGTCTTTCGATATGGTACTGCCGGCCAGTACACCCGTACGAAAGCACCTGCAAAag GCCCAAAACACTTCGCTTCTCACCCCATcgccgaagaaacgaaaatgCGACCAGAGTCAACCGCTCAACTACGATTATCTGAACGAACAAATGGGTGATATGAAGGACGAAAATGGACTGGATAGCTGCGAGAAAAATCAGCCCGACGACGACGACGTTGACACaccaaataaattgaaagtgaATGCTAGCACATTTCCCAGGACGCCGACACCGTTCAAGAATGCATTGCATGAATTTTCGAAGAAACGGGGCGAAAC TTACGTTCCATCGAGTCCGGGCTGTCTGGTGGAGGACATAACCGAAATCATGAACAAAGAGAAATTGAACGATTCGACCGTCGAATACAAAAATGACGGTCCCAGTGGTGCATCGAAGGTGACACATAATCCGAAGAGGTTGTCGTTCGAAAATGCAGGCAGTTCGCAGCAAGCGCCGAAGAAGGCAAAGAAATCGTTGGAAGCAGGATGGGACAGTTCGACGGCTAGTGACATTTCGTATTTGATTGAAACGCCG AGTAAATCGCTGAATTCGGACTCCGGTGTGGTGTTTTCGCCTCCGAGTATCGTCAAAGATGCGCTGTCGATAAGTCAATCAGCTGCACTGTTGCTTGAAGACGAACAAAACGAGACAATAACTCCAGAAAATCTGGATAACTCTGCATCGTCTCAg aaaTGTTTGGACCCGAAATGGGAACAATTCGCCTGTGGAAAAACGACTGATCAACTGTATCTGACGCAATTGGCGCACATGTGTTGGAAAAATATGACACTACAGCCTCggtcattaaatttttataaaatttaa
- the LOC119072838 gene encoding myb protein isoform X5 has translation MSQSRTSFDSDSGDEMSDFSDTAVDDENMMGGRKMGKLRWTKHEDAALKILVQQHGERWDDIAKFLKDRTEMQCQQRWIKVVNPDLIKGPWTKEEDEKVIELVSRYGPKKWTLIARNLKGRIGKQCRERWHNHLNPNIKKTAWTDEEDNVIYHAHQQWGNQWAKIAKLLPGRTDNAIKNHWNSTMRRKYELGEYSRRLKADKKHAAGPPKLTPAKANNWKSAADRKDDVKQNSMYLYQRDITDEYIEQKFAPQYPEEKKIQRNPPNILRRNKPVTGLASTIKYEKIDSTNFRGQNTNTATATTTTQHLNSNLRGAPSPGITPIKTLPFSPSQFLNSPCPLSFDMVLPASTPVRKHLQKAQNTSLLTPSPKKRKCDQSQPLNYDYLNEQMGDMKDENGLDSCEKNQPDDDDVDTPNKLKVNASTFPRTPTPFKNALHEFSKKRGETYVPSSPGCLVEDITEIMNKEKLNDSTVEYKNDGPSGASKVTHNPKRLSFENAGSSQQAPKKAKKSLEAGWDSSTASDISYLIETPKCLDPKWEQFACGKTTDQLYLTQLAHMCWKNMTLQPRSLNFYKI, from the exons ATGTCTCAGTCACG TACGTCGTTTGACAGTGATTCGGGTGATGAGATGTCGGATTTTTCCGATACCGCTGTGGATGATGAAAATATGATGGGTGGccgaaaaatgggaaaattacGGTGGACAAAGCATGAAGATGCCGCTCTGAAGATTTTAGTGCAACAACACGGTGAGCGTTGGGATGACATCGCAAAATTTCTGAAAGACCGTACGGAGATGCAGTGCCAACAGCGCTGGATTAAAGTGGTGAATCCAGATTTAATTAAAGGTCCATGGACCAAGGAG GAAGATGAAAAGGTCATAGAACTTGTATCGCGGTATGGTCCGAAGAAATGGACGCTTATAGCACGAAATCTGAAAGGTCGGATCGGTAAACAGTGTCGGGAACGATGGCACAACCATCTCAATCCGAACATTAAAAAAACCGCCTGGACGGACGAAGAAGATAATGTAATCTATCACGCGCATCAGCAATGGGGCAATCAATGGGCAAAAATTGCTAAGCTACTGCCGGGTCGAACGGACAATGCGATCAAGAACCATTGGAATTCGACAATGCGTCGGAAGTATGAACTTGGTGAATATTCGCGACGACTGAAGGCTGACAAAAAGCATGCAGCAGGACCACCAAAATTGACACCGGCAAAGGCAAATAATTGGAAAAGTGCAG CTGACCGTAAAGACGATGTGAAACAAAATTCCATGTACCTGTACCAACGAGACATTACAGACGAATATATCGAACAGAAATTTG CTCCTCAGTATCcggaagagaaaaaaattcaacgaaatccACCAAACATATTGCGTCGAAATAAACCAGTGACCGGCCTAGCTAGCACCATAAAATACGAG AAAATTGATAGCACTAATTTCCGCGGACAGAACACCAACACTGccacagcaacaacaacaacacagcACTTAAATTCCAATCTACGTGGTGCACCATCACCAGGAATTACGCCAATTAAAACACTACCCTTTTCACCCAGTCAGTTCCTGAACTCACCCTGTCCTCTGTCTTTCGATATGGTACTGCCGGCCAGTACACCCGTACGAAAGCACCTGCAAAag GCCCAAAACACTTCGCTTCTCACCCCATcgccgaagaaacgaaaatgCGACCAGAGTCAACCGCTCAACTACGATTATCTGAACGAACAAATGGGTGATATGAAGGACGAAAATGGACTGGATAGCTGCGAGAAAAATCAGCCCGACGACGACGACGTTGACACaccaaataaattgaaagtgaATGCTAGCACATTTCCCAGGACGCCGACACCGTTCAAGAATGCATTGCATGAATTTTCGAAGAAACGGGGCGAAAC TTACGTTCCATCGAGTCCGGGCTGTCTGGTGGAGGACATAACCGAAATCATGAACAAAGAGAAATTGAACGATTCGACCGTCGAATACAAAAATGACGGTCCCAGTGGTGCATCGAAGGTGACACATAATCCGAAGAGGTTGTCGTTCGAAAATGCAGGCAGTTCGCAGCAAGCGCCGAAGAAGGCAAAGAAATCGTTGGAAGCAGGATGGGACAGTTCGACGGCTAGTGACATTTCGTATTTGATTGAAACGCCG aaaTGTTTGGACCCGAAATGGGAACAATTCGCCTGTGGAAAAACGACTGATCAACTGTATCTGACGCAATTGGCGCACATGTGTTGGAAAAATATGACACTACAGCCTCggtcattaaatttttataaaatttaa
- the LOC119072838 gene encoding myb protein isoform X3 produces the protein MSQSRTSFDSDSGDEMSDFSDTAVDDENMMGGRKMGKLRWTKHEDAALKILVQQHGERWDDIAKFLKDRTEMQCQQRWIKVVNPDLIKGPWTKEEDEKVIELVSRYGPKKWTLIARNLKGRIGKQCRERWHNHLNPNIKKTAWTDEEDNVIYHAHQQWGNQWAKIAKLLPGRTDNAIKNHWNSTMRRKYELGEYSRRLKADKKHAAGPPKLTPAKANNWKSAADRKDDVKQNSMYLYQRDITDEYIEQKFAPQYPEEKKIQRNPPNILRRNKPVTGLASTIKYEKIDSTNFRGQNTNTATATTTTQHLNSNLRGAPSPGITPIKTLPFSPSQFLNSPCPLSFDMVLPASTPVRKHLQKAQNTSLLTPSPKKRKCDQSQPLNYDYLNEQMGDMKDENGLDSCEKNQPDDDDVDTPNKLKVNASTFPRTPTPFKNALHEFSKKRGETYVPSSPGCLVEDITEIMNKEKLNDSTVEYKNDGPSGASKVTHNPKRLSFENAGSSQQAPKKAKKSLEAGWDSSTASDISYLIETPSKSLNSDSGVVFSPPSIVKDALSISQSAALLLEDEQNETITPENLDNSASSQRTVVRCIQFEGTGKKRLQKENVGDTQNRNAHNDEEATYKKCLDPKWEQFACGKTTDQLYLTQLAHMCWKNMTLQPRSLNFYKI, from the exons ATGTCTCAGTCACG TACGTCGTTTGACAGTGATTCGGGTGATGAGATGTCGGATTTTTCCGATACCGCTGTGGATGATGAAAATATGATGGGTGGccgaaaaatgggaaaattacGGTGGACAAAGCATGAAGATGCCGCTCTGAAGATTTTAGTGCAACAACACGGTGAGCGTTGGGATGACATCGCAAAATTTCTGAAAGACCGTACGGAGATGCAGTGCCAACAGCGCTGGATTAAAGTGGTGAATCCAGATTTAATTAAAGGTCCATGGACCAAGGAG GAAGATGAAAAGGTCATAGAACTTGTATCGCGGTATGGTCCGAAGAAATGGACGCTTATAGCACGAAATCTGAAAGGTCGGATCGGTAAACAGTGTCGGGAACGATGGCACAACCATCTCAATCCGAACATTAAAAAAACCGCCTGGACGGACGAAGAAGATAATGTAATCTATCACGCGCATCAGCAATGGGGCAATCAATGGGCAAAAATTGCTAAGCTACTGCCGGGTCGAACGGACAATGCGATCAAGAACCATTGGAATTCGACAATGCGTCGGAAGTATGAACTTGGTGAATATTCGCGACGACTGAAGGCTGACAAAAAGCATGCAGCAGGACCACCAAAATTGACACCGGCAAAGGCAAATAATTGGAAAAGTGCAG CTGACCGTAAAGACGATGTGAAACAAAATTCCATGTACCTGTACCAACGAGACATTACAGACGAATATATCGAACAGAAATTTG CTCCTCAGTATCcggaagagaaaaaaattcaacgaaatccACCAAACATATTGCGTCGAAATAAACCAGTGACCGGCCTAGCTAGCACCATAAAATACGAG AAAATTGATAGCACTAATTTCCGCGGACAGAACACCAACACTGccacagcaacaacaacaacacagcACTTAAATTCCAATCTACGTGGTGCACCATCACCAGGAATTACGCCAATTAAAACACTACCCTTTTCACCCAGTCAGTTCCTGAACTCACCCTGTCCTCTGTCTTTCGATATGGTACTGCCGGCCAGTACACCCGTACGAAAGCACCTGCAAAag GCCCAAAACACTTCGCTTCTCACCCCATcgccgaagaaacgaaaatgCGACCAGAGTCAACCGCTCAACTACGATTATCTGAACGAACAAATGGGTGATATGAAGGACGAAAATGGACTGGATAGCTGCGAGAAAAATCAGCCCGACGACGACGACGTTGACACaccaaataaattgaaagtgaATGCTAGCACATTTCCCAGGACGCCGACACCGTTCAAGAATGCATTGCATGAATTTTCGAAGAAACGGGGCGAAAC TTACGTTCCATCGAGTCCGGGCTGTCTGGTGGAGGACATAACCGAAATCATGAACAAAGAGAAATTGAACGATTCGACCGTCGAATACAAAAATGACGGTCCCAGTGGTGCATCGAAGGTGACACATAATCCGAAGAGGTTGTCGTTCGAAAATGCAGGCAGTTCGCAGCAAGCGCCGAAGAAGGCAAAGAAATCGTTGGAAGCAGGATGGGACAGTTCGACGGCTAGTGACATTTCGTATTTGATTGAAACGCCG AGTAAATCGCTGAATTCGGACTCCGGTGTGGTGTTTTCGCCTCCGAGTATCGTCAAAGATGCGCTGTCGATAAGTCAATCAGCTGCACTGTTGCTTGAAGACGAACAAAACGAGACAATAACTCCAGAAAATCTGGATAACTCTGCATCGTCTCAg CGCACAGTCGTTCGGTGCATCCAGTTCGAAGGTACCGGTAAAAAACGACTgcagaaagaaaatgttggtgACACGCAAAATAGGAATGCCCACAATGATGAGGAGGCTACCTATAAG aaaTGTTTGGACCCGAAATGGGAACAATTCGCCTGTGGAAAAACGACTGATCAACTGTATCTGACGCAATTGGCGCACATGTGTTGGAAAAATATGACACTACAGCCTCggtcattaaatttttataaaatttaa
- the LOC119072838 gene encoding myb-related protein A isoform X2, whose amino-acid sequence MSQSRTSFDSDSGDEMSDFSDTAVDDENMMGGRKMGKLRWTKHEDAALKILVQQHGERWDDIAKFLKDRTEMQCQQRWIKVVNPDLIKGPWTKEEDEKVIELVSRYGPKKWTLIARNLKGRIGKQCRERWHNHLNPNIKKTAWTDEEDNVIYHAHQQWGNQWAKIAKLLPGRTDNAIKNHWNSTMRRKYELGEYSRRLKADKKHAAGPPKLTPAKANNWKSAADRKDDVKQNSMYLYQRDITDEYIEQKFAPQYPEEKKIQRNPPNILRRNKPVTGLASTIKYEAQNTSLLTPSPKKRKCDQSQPLNYDYLNEQMGDMKDENGLDSCEKNQPDDDDVDTPNKLKVNASTFPRTPTPFKNALHEFSKKRGETYVPSSPGCLVEDITEIMNKEKLNDSTVEYKNDGPSGASKVTHNPKRLSFENAGSSQQAPKKAKKSLEAGWDSSTASDISYLIETPSKSLNSDSGVVFSPPSIVKDALSISQSAALLLEDEQNETITPENLDNSASSQKMIPLQNHQKLYNQNVGTACKTLRNQKHFVPLAHNNRLTIKCERDDENETVTYNPYANENDQNDTKFQLSKSIQYQNELNQNHCPIEIPLVRRFGQDRTNFYNILPKVEPIGKRQPAPDGVKSNAQSVGLPSINQQQFNCFSLRDRISISSHYSKNVAAQTQPTGVSNNENSQSNDSQSTFTFNTNSNENLTFKNYDLNDEFWLNFDE is encoded by the exons ATGTCTCAGTCACG TACGTCGTTTGACAGTGATTCGGGTGATGAGATGTCGGATTTTTCCGATACCGCTGTGGATGATGAAAATATGATGGGTGGccgaaaaatgggaaaattacGGTGGACAAAGCATGAAGATGCCGCTCTGAAGATTTTAGTGCAACAACACGGTGAGCGTTGGGATGACATCGCAAAATTTCTGAAAGACCGTACGGAGATGCAGTGCCAACAGCGCTGGATTAAAGTGGTGAATCCAGATTTAATTAAAGGTCCATGGACCAAGGAG GAAGATGAAAAGGTCATAGAACTTGTATCGCGGTATGGTCCGAAGAAATGGACGCTTATAGCACGAAATCTGAAAGGTCGGATCGGTAAACAGTGTCGGGAACGATGGCACAACCATCTCAATCCGAACATTAAAAAAACCGCCTGGACGGACGAAGAAGATAATGTAATCTATCACGCGCATCAGCAATGGGGCAATCAATGGGCAAAAATTGCTAAGCTACTGCCGGGTCGAACGGACAATGCGATCAAGAACCATTGGAATTCGACAATGCGTCGGAAGTATGAACTTGGTGAATATTCGCGACGACTGAAGGCTGACAAAAAGCATGCAGCAGGACCACCAAAATTGACACCGGCAAAGGCAAATAATTGGAAAAGTGCAG CTGACCGTAAAGACGATGTGAAACAAAATTCCATGTACCTGTACCAACGAGACATTACAGACGAATATATCGAACAGAAATTTG CTCCTCAGTATCcggaagagaaaaaaattcaacgaaatccACCAAACATATTGCGTCGAAATAAACCAGTGACCGGCCTAGCTAGCACCATAAAATACGAG GCCCAAAACACTTCGCTTCTCACCCCATcgccgaagaaacgaaaatgCGACCAGAGTCAACCGCTCAACTACGATTATCTGAACGAACAAATGGGTGATATGAAGGACGAAAATGGACTGGATAGCTGCGAGAAAAATCAGCCCGACGACGACGACGTTGACACaccaaataaattgaaagtgaATGCTAGCACATTTCCCAGGACGCCGACACCGTTCAAGAATGCATTGCATGAATTTTCGAAGAAACGGGGCGAAAC TTACGTTCCATCGAGTCCGGGCTGTCTGGTGGAGGACATAACCGAAATCATGAACAAAGAGAAATTGAACGATTCGACCGTCGAATACAAAAATGACGGTCCCAGTGGTGCATCGAAGGTGACACATAATCCGAAGAGGTTGTCGTTCGAAAATGCAGGCAGTTCGCAGCAAGCGCCGAAGAAGGCAAAGAAATCGTTGGAAGCAGGATGGGACAGTTCGACGGCTAGTGACATTTCGTATTTGATTGAAACGCCG AGTAAATCGCTGAATTCGGACTCCGGTGTGGTGTTTTCGCCTCCGAGTATCGTCAAAGATGCGCTGTCGATAAGTCAATCAGCTGCACTGTTGCTTGAAGACGAACAAAACGAGACAATAACTCCAGAAAATCTGGATAACTCTGCATCGTCTCAg AAAATGATTCCACTACAAAATCACCAGAAATTGTACAATCAAAATGTCGGAACGGCATGTAAAACGCTTAGAAACCAAAAACACTTTGTTCCCCTAGCACATAACAATCGTCTAACCATCAAATGTGAACGagatgatgaaaatgaaaccgtAACTTATAATCCGTACGCCAATGAAAACGATCAAAACGACACCAAATTCCAATTATCTAAGTCCATACAATACCAAAACGAGCTAAACCAAAACCACTGTCCCATTGAAATACCGCTGGTGCGACGATTCGGTCAAGATCGTACAAATTTCTACAATATCTTACCAAAGGTCGAACCGATCGGTAAACGGCAACCGGCACCGGACGGTGTGAAAAGTAATGCACAGTCCGTCGGTTTGCCGTCGATCAATCAGcaacaatttaattgttttagtcttaGGGATCGAATATCGATCAGTTCGCATTATTCCAAAAATGTGGCCGCACAAACGCAGCCGACAGGCGTCAGTAATAATGAAAATAGCCAAAGCAATGATTCGCAATCCACATTCACATTCAATacgaattcaaatgaaaatttgacattcaaaaattacgaTTTGAACGACGAATTTTGGTTGAATTTTGATGAGTAG
- the LOC119072838 gene encoding myb protein isoform X1, with the protein MSQSRTSFDSDSGDEMSDFSDTAVDDENMMGGRKMGKLRWTKHEDAALKILVQQHGERWDDIAKFLKDRTEMQCQQRWIKVVNPDLIKGPWTKEEDEKVIELVSRYGPKKWTLIARNLKGRIGKQCRERWHNHLNPNIKKTAWTDEEDNVIYHAHQQWGNQWAKIAKLLPGRTDNAIKNHWNSTMRRKYELGEYSRRLKADKKHAAGPPKLTPAKANNWKSAADRKDDVKQNSMYLYQRDITDEYIEQKFAPQYPEEKKIQRNPPNILRRNKPVTGLASTIKYEKIDSTNFRGQNTNTATATTTTQHLNSNLRGAPSPGITPIKTLPFSPSQFLNSPCPLSFDMVLPASTPVRKHLQKAQNTSLLTPSPKKRKCDQSQPLNYDYLNEQMGDMKDENGLDSCEKNQPDDDDVDTPNKLKVNASTFPRTPTPFKNALHEFSKKRGETYVPSSPGCLVEDITEIMNKEKLNDSTVEYKNDGPSGASKVTHNPKRLSFENAGSSQQAPKKAKKSLEAGWDSSTASDISYLIETPSKSLNSDSGVVFSPPSIVKDALSISQSAALLLEDEQNETITPENLDNSASSQKMIPLQNHQKLYNQNVGTACKTLRNQKHFVPLAHNNRLTIKCERDDENETVTYNPYANENDQNDTKFQLSKSIQYQNELNQNHCPIEIPLVRRFGQDRTNFYNILPKVEPIGKRQPAPDGVKSNAQSVGLPSINQQQFNCFSLRDRISISSHYSKNVAAQTQPTGVSNNENSQSNDSQSTFTFNTNSNENLTFKNYDLNDEFWLNFDE; encoded by the exons ATGTCTCAGTCACG TACGTCGTTTGACAGTGATTCGGGTGATGAGATGTCGGATTTTTCCGATACCGCTGTGGATGATGAAAATATGATGGGTGGccgaaaaatgggaaaattacGGTGGACAAAGCATGAAGATGCCGCTCTGAAGATTTTAGTGCAACAACACGGTGAGCGTTGGGATGACATCGCAAAATTTCTGAAAGACCGTACGGAGATGCAGTGCCAACAGCGCTGGATTAAAGTGGTGAATCCAGATTTAATTAAAGGTCCATGGACCAAGGAG GAAGATGAAAAGGTCATAGAACTTGTATCGCGGTATGGTCCGAAGAAATGGACGCTTATAGCACGAAATCTGAAAGGTCGGATCGGTAAACAGTGTCGGGAACGATGGCACAACCATCTCAATCCGAACATTAAAAAAACCGCCTGGACGGACGAAGAAGATAATGTAATCTATCACGCGCATCAGCAATGGGGCAATCAATGGGCAAAAATTGCTAAGCTACTGCCGGGTCGAACGGACAATGCGATCAAGAACCATTGGAATTCGACAATGCGTCGGAAGTATGAACTTGGTGAATATTCGCGACGACTGAAGGCTGACAAAAAGCATGCAGCAGGACCACCAAAATTGACACCGGCAAAGGCAAATAATTGGAAAAGTGCAG CTGACCGTAAAGACGATGTGAAACAAAATTCCATGTACCTGTACCAACGAGACATTACAGACGAATATATCGAACAGAAATTTG CTCCTCAGTATCcggaagagaaaaaaattcaacgaaatccACCAAACATATTGCGTCGAAATAAACCAGTGACCGGCCTAGCTAGCACCATAAAATACGAG AAAATTGATAGCACTAATTTCCGCGGACAGAACACCAACACTGccacagcaacaacaacaacacagcACTTAAATTCCAATCTACGTGGTGCACCATCACCAGGAATTACGCCAATTAAAACACTACCCTTTTCACCCAGTCAGTTCCTGAACTCACCCTGTCCTCTGTCTTTCGATATGGTACTGCCGGCCAGTACACCCGTACGAAAGCACCTGCAAAag GCCCAAAACACTTCGCTTCTCACCCCATcgccgaagaaacgaaaatgCGACCAGAGTCAACCGCTCAACTACGATTATCTGAACGAACAAATGGGTGATATGAAGGACGAAAATGGACTGGATAGCTGCGAGAAAAATCAGCCCGACGACGACGACGTTGACACaccaaataaattgaaagtgaATGCTAGCACATTTCCCAGGACGCCGACACCGTTCAAGAATGCATTGCATGAATTTTCGAAGAAACGGGGCGAAAC TTACGTTCCATCGAGTCCGGGCTGTCTGGTGGAGGACATAACCGAAATCATGAACAAAGAGAAATTGAACGATTCGACCGTCGAATACAAAAATGACGGTCCCAGTGGTGCATCGAAGGTGACACATAATCCGAAGAGGTTGTCGTTCGAAAATGCAGGCAGTTCGCAGCAAGCGCCGAAGAAGGCAAAGAAATCGTTGGAAGCAGGATGGGACAGTTCGACGGCTAGTGACATTTCGTATTTGATTGAAACGCCG AGTAAATCGCTGAATTCGGACTCCGGTGTGGTGTTTTCGCCTCCGAGTATCGTCAAAGATGCGCTGTCGATAAGTCAATCAGCTGCACTGTTGCTTGAAGACGAACAAAACGAGACAATAACTCCAGAAAATCTGGATAACTCTGCATCGTCTCAg AAAATGATTCCACTACAAAATCACCAGAAATTGTACAATCAAAATGTCGGAACGGCATGTAAAACGCTTAGAAACCAAAAACACTTTGTTCCCCTAGCACATAACAATCGTCTAACCATCAAATGTGAACGagatgatgaaaatgaaaccgtAACTTATAATCCGTACGCCAATGAAAACGATCAAAACGACACCAAATTCCAATTATCTAAGTCCATACAATACCAAAACGAGCTAAACCAAAACCACTGTCCCATTGAAATACCGCTGGTGCGACGATTCGGTCAAGATCGTACAAATTTCTACAATATCTTACCAAAGGTCGAACCGATCGGTAAACGGCAACCGGCACCGGACGGTGTGAAAAGTAATGCACAGTCCGTCGGTTTGCCGTCGATCAATCAGcaacaatttaattgttttagtcttaGGGATCGAATATCGATCAGTTCGCATTATTCCAAAAATGTGGCCGCACAAACGCAGCCGACAGGCGTCAGTAATAATGAAAATAGCCAAAGCAATGATTCGCAATCCACATTCACATTCAATacgaattcaaatgaaaatttgacattcaaaaattacgaTTTGAACGACGAATTTTGGTTGAATTTTGATGAGTAG